The following coding sequences are from one Frigoribacterium sp. Leaf415 window:
- a CDS encoding alpha/beta fold hydrolase, whose protein sequence is MRKSLKATLWTVGALVALPVLTLATTSIVNVVATKSELAAITSYGELVPVDGREMNVVVSGSGADTIVLLPGLGTAAPGLDFQPLIAELDDTHRVVAVEPFGTGLSDQTDSPRTAENIAGEVHEALRQLGIDRYALMGHSISGIYALEYSRLYASEVTAFIGIDSSVPDQPGADDPTPTDGLVALRDLGLLRVATAVAGDTYAGLPYDEATKEQMRLLTTKNSTAPTLLDEMDHTASNFASVSGRTFPADLPVLLFVVQDGADDDGWLELHESQAASVDRGQVVALDGDHYLHHTQSTRIADDTDEFLAG, encoded by the coding sequence GTGCGTAAATCCCTGAAGGCGACCCTGTGGACCGTCGGCGCCCTCGTGGCCCTGCCCGTCCTGACGCTGGCGACCACGTCGATCGTCAACGTCGTCGCCACGAAGTCGGAGCTGGCCGCCATCACCTCGTACGGCGAGCTGGTACCCGTCGACGGGAGAGAGATGAACGTCGTCGTCAGCGGGTCCGGAGCGGACACGATCGTCCTGCTGCCGGGCCTCGGCACGGCGGCACCCGGCCTGGACTTCCAGCCGCTCATCGCCGAACTCGACGACACCCACCGTGTCGTCGCCGTCGAGCCGTTCGGCACCGGCCTCAGCGACCAGACCGACTCTCCCCGCACGGCGGAGAACATCGCGGGCGAGGTGCACGAGGCGCTGCGCCAGCTGGGCATCGACCGCTACGCGCTCATGGGGCACTCGATCTCGGGCATCTACGCCCTCGAGTACAGCCGGCTCTACGCGAGCGAGGTCACCGCGTTCATCGGGATCGACAGCAGCGTCCCCGACCAGCCCGGCGCGGACGACCCCACGCCGACCGACGGGCTCGTCGCCCTGCGCGACCTCGGTCTGCTCCGCGTGGCGACCGCGGTCGCCGGCGACACCTACGCGGGGCTGCCGTACGACGAGGCCACGAAAGAGCAGATGCGCCTCCTGACGACGAAGAACTCGACCGCACCGACCCTGCTCGACGAGATGGACCACACCGCGAGCAACTTCGCCTCGGTCAGCGGGCGGACGTTCCCGGCGGACCTGCCGGTCCTCCTCTTCGTGGTGCAGGACGGCGCCGACGACGACGGCTGGCTCGAGCTGCACGAGAGCCAGGCCGCGAGCGTCGACCGCGGCCAGGTCGTCGCGCTCGACGGAGACCACTACCTGCACCACACGCAGTCGACACGGATCGCCGACGACACCGACGAGTTCCTCGCCGGGTGA
- a CDS encoding ASCH domain-containing protein: MTDEARQLVRFHRKHHDAIVRGEKVTTVRWGESIRVGASTFVFDDHPTAAPLAGHVTAVRRYRLDELTAEQARQPEGTDMRHFGQQLRENYYPDMPDDAIVEVAELVVETPSPWPSRTTTEERTARRQPRRRR; encoded by the coding sequence GTGACTGATGAAGCTCGACAGCTCGTGCGTTTCCACCGGAAGCACCACGACGCGATCGTCCGTGGTGAGAAGGTGACCACGGTCCGGTGGGGCGAGTCGATCCGGGTGGGCGCGTCGACGTTCGTGTTCGACGACCATCCCACCGCTGCTCCGCTCGCGGGGCACGTCACCGCCGTGCGACGGTACCGACTCGACGAGCTCACCGCAGAACAGGCCCGGCAGCCCGAGGGAACGGACATGAGGCACTTCGGGCAGCAGCTGCGGGAGAACTACTACCCGGACATGCCGGACGACGCGATCGTCGAGGTCGCCGAACTCGTCGTGGAGACGCCATCCCCCTGGCCGAGTCGCACGACGACAGAGGAACGGACGGCTCGTCGTCAGCCGCGGCGGAGGAGGTGA
- a CDS encoding NAD-dependent epimerase/dehydratase family protein — protein sequence MKIVVIGSTGHVGGFLVPRLVEAGHEVVAVSRGASEPYRPHAAWSRVTRLLLDREAGDADGTFAGEIAGLGADVVIDMICFTVVSARQMVDALQGTGTVLVHCGTVWVHGPSREVPITEEAERTPFGEYGTQKAAVEELLLRESRRPGGVQSIVLHPGHITGPGWPMINAVGNLDLSVWEALAAGREIAMPGLGLETVHHVHADDVAQAFQLAAERHSQVVGEAFHVVSERAITLRGLAEAIARHHGQEARLRFVSWAEFRDQTSDEHGDASWQHASRSHSMSIEKARRLLGYAPRYTSVQAVVEGLEWLEADGQLTLG from the coding sequence GTGAAGATCGTCGTCATCGGGTCCACCGGCCATGTGGGTGGCTTCCTCGTCCCGCGACTCGTCGAGGCCGGCCACGAGGTGGTCGCCGTCAGCCGCGGGGCCTCCGAGCCGTACCGACCGCACGCGGCGTGGTCACGCGTCACGCGCCTCCTGCTCGATCGCGAGGCGGGCGACGCCGACGGCACGTTCGCGGGCGAGATCGCCGGGCTCGGGGCCGACGTCGTGATCGACATGATCTGCTTCACGGTCGTGTCGGCACGCCAGATGGTCGACGCCCTGCAGGGCACGGGCACCGTGTTGGTGCACTGCGGCACGGTCTGGGTGCACGGCCCGTCCCGCGAGGTGCCGATCACCGAAGAAGCCGAGCGCACCCCGTTCGGCGAGTACGGCACGCAGAAGGCCGCCGTCGAAGAGCTGCTGCTCCGCGAGTCGCGGCGCCCGGGCGGAGTGCAGAGCATCGTGTTGCACCCGGGGCACATCACCGGTCCGGGCTGGCCGATGATCAACGCGGTCGGCAACCTCGACCTCTCCGTCTGGGAGGCCCTCGCCGCCGGGCGCGAGATCGCCATGCCGGGCCTCGGGCTCGAGACCGTCCATCACGTGCACGCCGACGACGTCGCGCAGGCCTTCCAGCTCGCCGCCGAACGGCACTCGCAGGTGGTCGGCGAGGCGTTCCACGTCGTCAGCGAGCGGGCGATCACCTTGCGCGGGCTCGCCGAGGCGATCGCGCGGCACCACGGTCAGGAGGCGCGGCTGCGGTTCGTCTCGTGGGCCGAGTTCCGAGACCAGACGTCCGACGAGCACGGCGACGCGTCGTGGCAACACGCCTCGCGCAGCCACTCGATGAGCATCGAGAAGGCCCGCCGCCTTCTCGGCTACGCCCCGCGCTACACCTCGGTGCAGGCCGTCGTCGAGGGCCTCGAATGGCTCGAGGCCGACGGACAGCTGACGCTGGGCTGA
- a CDS encoding S8 family serine peptidase yields MTFTDPRARGTRRRVTTVCLAASLTLGLVAVGSGAAVAAPPASAPAALGKPGPAPTLPVVEGPVMNYVVNATKANPGATKQVERAVAASGGSVIAAYADLGVVVAQSSNTNFSASVRGDKAVSSAGATRTAAVAATDPTYGVGTTAPGPGKPVRPGHPGGPGKPGGPGHPGKPKAATSPEQRLEEATTVVADPLEAQQWDLTAIKADQAHQVTDGSRDVLVAVLDSGIEGDHPDLQPNIDVAASASCLTGTPDSSYAAWQPTTSDHGTHVAGTIAAARNGVGIVGVAPGVTMSAVKVVSDDGFIYPEAAICGFMQAAATGADITNNSYYVDPWQFWCGSDVDQAAVLTAVDRAVQFTQKKGIVNVAAAGNSSIDLANKTVDTASPNDTTPVSRPIDSRCLDIPTELDGVVTVSSTTSAGAKSSFSNYGEGVVDVAAPGSAILSTVTGGGYGTKSGTSMASPHVAGVLALLKSTHPRLSGTALTGLLEQQATDTPCPTGTTTCTGTPADNGWFGEGIVDALAAVTK; encoded by the coding sequence ATGACCTTCACCGACCCCCGCGCCCGCGGCACCCGCCGCCGCGTGACGACCGTCTGCCTCGCGGCGTCCCTGACCCTGGGACTCGTCGCCGTGGGCTCCGGCGCCGCCGTCGCCGCGCCTCCTGCGTCCGCACCGGCCGCACTAGGCAAGCCGGGCCCCGCCCCGACCCTGCCGGTCGTCGAGGGACCGGTGATGAACTACGTCGTCAACGCGACGAAGGCGAACCCGGGCGCGACCAAACAGGTCGAACGTGCGGTGGCCGCCTCCGGCGGCAGCGTCATCGCCGCGTACGCCGACCTCGGCGTGGTCGTGGCGCAGTCGAGCAACACGAACTTCTCCGCCTCGGTGCGCGGCGACAAGGCCGTCTCGTCGGCCGGAGCCACCCGCACCGCCGCGGTCGCCGCGACCGACCCGACCTACGGCGTCGGCACGACGGCCCCCGGCCCGGGCAAACCCGTCAGGCCCGGCCACCCGGGCGGTCCCGGCAAGCCCGGTGGCCCCGGACACCCCGGCAAGCCGAAGGCCGCGACCTCGCCCGAGCAGCGACTCGAAGAGGCCACGACCGTCGTCGCCGACCCCCTCGAGGCCCAGCAGTGGGACCTCACGGCGATCAAGGCCGACCAGGCCCACCAGGTCACCGACGGCAGCCGCGACGTGCTCGTGGCCGTGCTCGACTCGGGCATCGAGGGCGACCACCCCGACCTGCAGCCGAACATCGACGTGGCCGCCTCGGCGAGCTGCCTGACCGGGACGCCCGACTCGAGCTACGCGGCCTGGCAGCCCACGACGAGCGACCACGGCACCCACGTGGCCGGCACCATCGCCGCCGCCCGCAACGGCGTCGGCATCGTCGGCGTGGCCCCCGGCGTGACGATGTCGGCGGTGAAGGTCGTCAGCGACGACGGCTTCATCTACCCCGAGGCCGCCATCTGCGGCTTCATGCAGGCCGCCGCGACCGGCGCCGACATCACCAACAACAGCTACTACGTCGACCCGTGGCAGTTCTGGTGCGGCTCGGACGTCGACCAGGCGGCCGTGCTGACCGCCGTGGACCGCGCCGTCCAGTTCACGCAGAAGAAGGGCATCGTCAACGTGGCGGCGGCCGGCAACTCGTCGATCGACCTCGCGAACAAGACGGTCGACACCGCCAGCCCGAACGACACCACGCCGGTGTCCCGGCCGATCGACTCGCGCTGCCTCGACATCCCGACCGAGCTCGACGGCGTCGTCACCGTGTCGTCGACCACCTCGGCGGGGGCGAAGTCGAGCTTCTCGAACTACGGCGAAGGCGTCGTCGACGTCGCGGCCCCCGGCTCGGCGATCCTGTCGACCGTGACCGGCGGCGGCTACGGCACCAAGTCGGGCACGTCGATGGCCTCGCCCCACGTCGCCGGCGTGCTGGCGCTGCTGAAGTCCACCCACCCGCGCCTGAGCGGCACGGCCCTCACCGGTCTGCTCGAGCAGCAGGCGACGGACACCCCGTGCCCGACCGGCACGACGACCTGCACGGGCACCCCGGCCGACAACGGCTGGTTCGGTGAGGGGATCGTCGACGCCCTGGCGGCCGTCACGAAGTAG
- the glgX gene encoding glycogen debranching protein GlgX codes for MHTWPGNPYPLGATYDGSGTNFAIFSEAASKVELCLFDDDGTETRVEFTEVDAYVWHAYLPTVQPGQRYGYRVHGEYDPANGSRANPNKLLLDPYAKATCGEIDWDEALFAYTFGDPDSRNDKDSGPHMMLGVVINPFFDWQGDRAPKYSYDETVIYEAHVKGLTETHPDIPEEERGTYAGVANPAIIDHLKKLGITTLELMPVHQFVQDNTLLEKGLSNYWGYNTIGFFAPHAAYSATGDIGQQVQEFKTMVRVLHEAGIEVIIDVVYNHTAEGNHLGPTLSFKGIDNAAYYRLMDGDQQHYMDYTGTGNSLNVRHPHSLQLIMDSLRYWVTEMHVDGFRFDLAASLAREFYEVDRLSTFFELVQQDPIVSQVKLIAEPWDVGPGGYQVGNFPPQWTEWNGKYRDTVRDFWRGEPSTLGEFASRITGSADLYERDGRRPVASINFVTAHDGFTMRDLVSYNDKRNDANGEDGNDGESHNRSWNSGVEGETDDGEIRALREQRQRSFLATLLLSQGVPMLLHGDELGRTQGGNNNTYAQDNQISWIDWPNADRDLIEFVAEVIKLRHDHPTFRRQRYFNGRPVTRGEGEPLPDIVWLTTEGDAMQEGEWNESYAKAIGMFLNGNGIRGRDARGGRITDVNFVLYFNASAETVTFVLPPDEYAQGWEVVVDSTVTAPPPPASAAPRTPTATRAATTPQPPSTPQSLSALRAGDRLPVVGRSLVVLRATAEEEL; via the coding sequence ATGCACACCTGGCCCGGCAATCCCTACCCCCTCGGCGCGACCTACGACGGCAGCGGCACCAACTTCGCGATCTTCAGCGAAGCCGCCAGCAAGGTCGAGTTGTGTCTGTTCGACGACGACGGCACCGAGACGAGGGTCGAGTTCACCGAGGTCGACGCCTACGTCTGGCACGCCTACCTGCCCACCGTGCAGCCCGGCCAGCGCTACGGCTACCGCGTGCACGGCGAGTACGACCCCGCGAACGGCTCGCGCGCCAACCCGAACAAGCTGTTGCTCGACCCCTACGCCAAGGCCACCTGCGGCGAGATCGACTGGGACGAGGCGCTGTTCGCCTACACGTTCGGCGACCCCGACTCGCGCAACGACAAAGACAGCGGCCCGCACATGATGCTGGGCGTCGTCATCAACCCGTTCTTCGACTGGCAGGGCGACCGCGCCCCGAAGTACAGCTACGACGAGACCGTCATCTACGAGGCGCACGTCAAGGGCCTCACCGAGACGCACCCCGACATCCCCGAGGAAGAACGCGGCACGTACGCCGGCGTCGCGAACCCGGCGATCATCGACCACCTCAAGAAGCTCGGCATCACGACCCTCGAGCTGATGCCCGTGCACCAGTTCGTGCAGGACAACACGCTGCTCGAGAAGGGCCTCAGCAACTACTGGGGCTACAACACCATCGGGTTCTTCGCCCCGCACGCCGCCTACTCGGCCACCGGCGACATCGGCCAGCAGGTGCAGGAGTTCAAGACGATGGTGCGGGTGCTGCACGAAGCCGGCATCGAGGTCATCATCGACGTCGTCTACAACCACACGGCCGAGGGCAACCACCTGGGCCCGACCCTGTCGTTCAAGGGCATCGACAACGCCGCGTACTACCGGCTGATGGACGGCGACCAGCAGCACTACATGGACTACACGGGCACCGGGAACAGCCTGAACGTCCGTCACCCGCACTCGCTCCAGCTGATCATGGACAGCCTGCGCTACTGGGTCACCGAGATGCACGTCGACGGCTTCCGGTTCGACCTCGCGGCGTCGCTCGCCCGCGAGTTCTACGAGGTCGACCGCCTCTCGACCTTCTTCGAGCTCGTGCAGCAGGACCCGATCGTCTCGCAGGTCAAGCTGATCGCCGAGCCCTGGGACGTCGGCCCCGGCGGCTACCAGGTGGGCAACTTCCCGCCGCAGTGGACCGAGTGGAACGGCAAGTACCGCGACACCGTCCGCGACTTCTGGCGCGGCGAGCCCTCGACCCTCGGCGAGTTCGCCAGCCGCATCACCGGCTCGGCCGACCTGTACGAACGCGACGGACGCCGCCCGGTCGCGAGCATCAACTTCGTCACCGCGCACGACGGCTTCACGATGCGCGACCTCGTCAGCTACAACGACAAGCGCAACGACGCCAACGGCGAGGACGGCAACGACGGCGAGAGCCACAACCGTTCGTGGAACTCGGGCGTCGAGGGCGAGACCGACGACGGCGAGATCCGCGCCCTGCGCGAGCAGCGCCAGCGCAGCTTCCTCGCGACGCTGCTGCTCAGCCAGGGCGTGCCCATGCTGCTGCACGGCGACGAGCTCGGCCGCACCCAGGGCGGCAACAACAACACCTACGCCCAGGACAACCAGATCAGCTGGATCGACTGGCCCAACGCCGACCGCGACCTGATCGAGTTCGTCGCCGAGGTCATCAAGCTGCGTCACGACCACCCGACCTTCCGTCGCCAGCGGTACTTCAACGGCCGGCCCGTGACCCGTGGCGAGGGCGAGCCCCTGCCCGACATCGTCTGGCTGACGACCGAGGGCGACGCCATGCAAGAGGGCGAGTGGAACGAGTCCTACGCCAAGGCGATCGGCATGTTCCTCAACGGCAACGGCATCCGTGGCCGTGACGCCCGCGGTGGCCGCATCACCGACGTCAACTTCGTGCTGTACTTCAACGCCAGCGCCGAGACCGTCACGTTCGTCCTGCCGCCCGACGAGTACGCCCAGGGCTGGGAGGTCGTCGTCGACAGCACCGTGACCGCTCCCCCGCCGCCCGCGAGCGCCGCTCCCCGCACCCCGACGGCCACCCGAGCCGCCACCACCCCCCAACCGCCTTCGACCCCGCAGTCCCTCTCGGCCCTGCGGGCCGGCGACCGACTCCCCGTGGTGGGTCGCTCGCTCGTCGTCCTGCGTGCCACGGCCGAGGAAGAACTGTGA
- the treY gene encoding malto-oligosyltrehalose synthase: protein MHPRSTYRLQVRASFDLDAAADLVPYLRDLGADWVYLSPILAAEPGSDHGYDVVDHSQVDPERGGAEGLDELSTRAHAEGLGVLVDIVPNHVGVATPKASVWWWDLLTHGRASRYADAFDVDWAAGADKVLLPVLGEPAAADGSIDGLTVDGDELHYYDNVYPIAPGTSSPGDDAATVHSRQHYELVHWKRADTDLNYRRFFAVNTLAGIRVEHQGVFAESHAEIGRWFSEGLVDGLRVDHPDGLADPKGYLDLLAALTGDAHVLVEKILEGDERLPEDWATAGTTGYDALADLDRLFVDPSGAPALDALDARLRRARGVDADEHAAGADETTGDEPVDWHEMILGTKRGIADGILGSEINRLARLIAEGGTVDPAVVDALAELAAAFPVYRSYLPQGAEWLTEAAEVATTHRPDLADAVAGVVTVLRDESHPASVRFQQTSGMVMAKGVEDTAFYRYSRLATLTEVGADPSEFSLTPDEFHARQQVRLAERPFGMTTLSTHDTKRSADVRARISVLAEVATEWAATLERLRELAPVGDGPFENILWQTIVGSWPASRERLHAYAEKASREASTSTTWTDRTDEAEAFEGRMHAAVDAAFDDDEVRHEVERIVDVLRAPGYSNSLGVALMQLTGPGSPDVYQGGELWDFSLVDPDNRREVDFGLRRRLLDEVRGGATPAIDDTGAAKLVVTHHALTLRRDRPDLFTRYAALPVFGEQAASAVAVDRGGALAIATRLPVALEQAGGWDDTVVLTAGGAYRDVLTGRRHEGGRLRLADVLDTYPVALLIPAED, encoded by the coding sequence ATGCACCCGCGCTCGACGTACCGACTCCAGGTGCGCGCCTCCTTCGATCTGGACGCGGCCGCCGACCTGGTGCCGTACCTGCGTGACCTCGGCGCCGACTGGGTCTACCTGTCGCCGATCCTCGCCGCCGAGCCGGGCAGCGACCACGGCTACGACGTCGTCGACCACAGTCAGGTCGACCCCGAGCGCGGCGGTGCCGAGGGCCTCGACGAGCTCTCGACGCGTGCCCACGCCGAGGGCCTCGGCGTGCTGGTCGACATCGTGCCGAACCACGTCGGCGTCGCGACCCCGAAGGCGAGCGTCTGGTGGTGGGACCTCCTGACCCACGGCCGCGCGTCCCGCTACGCCGACGCGTTCGACGTCGACTGGGCCGCGGGTGCCGACAAGGTCCTGCTGCCGGTGCTCGGCGAGCCCGCCGCGGCGGACGGCTCGATCGACGGCCTCACGGTCGACGGCGACGAGCTGCACTACTACGACAACGTCTACCCGATCGCCCCGGGCACGAGCTCTCCCGGCGACGACGCCGCCACGGTGCACTCGCGCCAGCACTACGAGCTGGTGCACTGGAAGCGGGCCGACACCGACCTCAACTACCGTCGCTTCTTCGCGGTCAACACCCTCGCGGGCATCCGCGTCGAACACCAGGGGGTCTTCGCCGAGTCGCACGCCGAGATCGGCCGCTGGTTCTCTGAGGGCCTCGTCGACGGCCTGCGCGTCGACCACCCGGACGGCCTCGCCGACCCCAAGGGCTACCTCGACCTGCTCGCCGCCCTGACCGGCGACGCGCACGTGCTCGTCGAGAAGATCCTCGAGGGCGACGAGCGCCTGCCCGAGGACTGGGCGACCGCCGGCACGACGGGTTACGACGCCCTGGCCGACCTCGACCGCCTCTTCGTCGACCCGAGCGGGGCACCCGCCCTCGACGCCCTCGACGCGCGACTGCGCCGAGCCCGCGGGGTCGACGCCGACGAGCACGCCGCCGGGGCCGACGAGACGACCGGCGACGAGCCCGTCGACTGGCACGAGATGATCCTCGGCACGAAGCGCGGCATCGCCGACGGCATCCTGGGCAGCGAGATCAACCGCCTCGCCCGGCTGATCGCCGAGGGCGGCACCGTCGACCCGGCGGTCGTGGACGCGCTGGCCGAGCTGGCCGCGGCCTTCCCGGTGTACCGCAGCTACCTGCCGCAGGGTGCCGAGTGGCTGACCGAGGCCGCCGAGGTCGCCACGACCCACCGCCCCGACCTCGCCGACGCCGTCGCGGGCGTCGTCACCGTGCTGCGCGACGAGTCGCACCCCGCCTCGGTGCGCTTCCAGCAGACGAGCGGCATGGTCATGGCCAAGGGCGTGGAGGACACCGCCTTCTACCGCTACAGCCGCCTGGCGACGCTGACCGAGGTGGGCGCCGACCCGAGCGAGTTCTCGCTGACGCCCGACGAGTTCCACGCGCGTCAGCAGGTCCGCCTGGCCGAGCGCCCGTTCGGCATGACGACCCTGTCCACGCACGACACGAAGCGCAGCGCCGACGTGCGCGCCCGCATCTCGGTGCTGGCCGAGGTCGCCACCGAGTGGGCGGCGACCCTCGAGCGCCTGCGCGAGCTCGCCCCGGTCGGCGACGGCCCGTTCGAGAACATCCTCTGGCAGACGATCGTCGGCTCGTGGCCCGCGTCGCGCGAGCGCCTGCACGCCTACGCCGAGAAGGCGTCCCGCGAGGCGAGCACGTCGACCACGTGGACCGACCGCACCGACGAGGCCGAGGCCTTCGAAGGGCGGATGCACGCCGCGGTCGACGCCGCCTTCGACGACGACGAGGTGCGTCACGAGGTCGAGCGCATCGTCGACGTCCTCCGCGCACCCGGCTACAGCAACTCGCTCGGCGTGGCGCTGATGCAGCTCACCGGCCCCGGCAGCCCCGACGTCTACCAGGGCGGCGAGCTGTGGGACTTCTCGCTCGTCGACCCCGACAACCGACGCGAGGTCGACTTCGGGCTGCGCCGGCGCCTCCTGGACGAGGTCCGCGGCGGTGCGACGCCGGCGATCGACGACACCGGTGCCGCCAAGCTCGTCGTGACGCACCACGCCCTGACGCTGCGCCGCGACCGCCCCGACCTGTTCACGCGGTACGCCGCGCTGCCGGTCTTCGGTGAGCAGGCCGCGTCGGCGGTCGCCGTCGACCGCGGCGGGGCGCTCGCGATCGCGACCCGTCTGCCCGTCGCGCTCGAGCAGGCCGGCGGCTGGGACGACACCGTCGTCCTGACCGCAGGAGGCGCGTATCGCGACGTGCTCACCGGCCGTCGGCACGAGGGCGGTCGCCTCCGCCTGGCCGACGTGCTCGACACGTACCCCGTCGCCCTGCTGATCCCCGCAGAGGACTGA
- the treZ gene encoding malto-oligosyltrehalose trehalohydrolase, with translation MSVYDVWAPNATTVHLHLDGDLLPLTAEPDTGWWRAPADLDRGPGHRYGFVLDGGDSPEGETPLPDPRSRRQPDGVHGLSETYDPSAFAWTDDAWTGRQLAGSVVYELHVGTFTPGGTLDSAIEKLPHLVDLGVDLVELLPVNGVNGRWNWGYDGVDWFTVTDNYGGPEAYQRFVDAAHAAGLGVVQDVVYNHLGPSGNYLPLFGPYLSSKHANTWGDNVNLDDDGAHEVREFILDNTAMWLDEYHVDGLRLDAVHALKDDSEVHLLQELAERTAALSSHLRRPLSLIAESDLNDPRLVTPRDGGGFGPDHRQGYGLDAQWSDDFHHAVHVALTGETTGYYADFEPLGALAKVLTKGFFHDGTWSSFREATHGHPVDTEHMPTWRLVVANQNHDQIGNRAIGDRLAATLDDGQLIIAATLTLAGPYTPMLFMGEEWGASTPWQFFTSHPEHDLGEATAKGRIAEFAKMGWDESSVPDPQEPSTFENSKLDWSELETGRHAVLLDAYRRLGALRRSEPALTDPRFGETGVEYDGDARWLVLTRGDLRIAINLADQEARVAVSAETVLFASDESIVPGASLLLPAHSVAIVR, from the coding sequence ATGAGCGTCTACGACGTCTGGGCCCCGAACGCGACCACCGTGCACCTGCACCTCGACGGCGACCTGCTGCCGCTGACGGCCGAGCCCGACACGGGCTGGTGGCGCGCCCCCGCCGACCTCGATCGGGGCCCGGGTCACCGCTACGGCTTCGTGCTCGACGGCGGCGACTCCCCCGAGGGCGAGACGCCACTGCCCGACCCCCGCTCGCGGCGCCAGCCCGACGGTGTCCACGGGCTCAGCGAGACCTACGACCCGAGCGCCTTCGCGTGGACCGACGACGCGTGGACCGGCCGCCAGCTGGCCGGCTCGGTCGTCTACGAGCTGCACGTCGGCACCTTCACGCCCGGAGGCACGCTCGACTCGGCGATCGAGAAGCTGCCGCACCTCGTCGACCTCGGCGTCGACCTGGTCGAGCTGTTGCCGGTCAACGGCGTCAACGGCCGCTGGAACTGGGGCTACGACGGCGTCGACTGGTTCACGGTGACCGACAACTACGGCGGCCCCGAGGCGTACCAGCGCTTCGTCGACGCCGCACACGCGGCCGGCCTCGGCGTCGTGCAGGACGTCGTCTACAACCACCTCGGTCCGTCGGGCAACTACCTGCCCCTGTTCGGCCCGTACCTGTCGAGCAAGCACGCCAACACCTGGGGCGACAACGTCAACCTCGACGATGACGGCGCCCACGAGGTGCGCGAGTTCATCCTCGACAACACGGCCATGTGGCTCGACGAGTACCACGTCGACGGTCTGCGCCTCGACGCGGTGCACGCGCTCAAGGACGACAGCGAGGTCCACCTGCTGCAGGAGCTGGCCGAGCGCACCGCGGCCCTCAGCAGCCACCTGCGCCGCCCGCTCTCGCTGATCGCCGAGAGCGACCTCAACGACCCGCGCCTCGTCACCCCGCGCGACGGCGGCGGCTTCGGCCCCGACCACCGCCAGGGCTACGGCCTCGACGCGCAGTGGAGCGACGACTTCCACCACGCCGTCCACGTCGCGCTGACCGGCGAGACGACGGGTTACTACGCCGACTTCGAGCCCCTCGGCGCCCTCGCCAAGGTGCTCACCAAGGGCTTCTTCCACGACGGCACCTGGTCGTCGTTCCGCGAGGCGACGCACGGCCACCCGGTCGACACCGAGCACATGCCGACCTGGCGCCTGGTCGTCGCCAACCAGAACCACGACCAGATCGGCAACCGGGCGATCGGCGACCGCCTGGCCGCGACGCTCGACGACGGGCAGCTGATCATCGCCGCCACGCTGACCCTGGCCGGCCCGTACACCCCGATGCTCTTCATGGGCGAGGAGTGGGGCGCCTCGACCCCGTGGCAGTTCTTCACCTCGCACCCCGAGCACGACCTCGGCGAGGCGACCGCGAAGGGCCGCATCGCCGAGTTCGCGAAGATGGGCTGGGACGAGTCGTCCGTGCCCGACCCGCAGGAGCCCTCGACCTTCGAGAACAGCAAGCTCGACTGGTCCGAGCTCGAGACCGGCCGCCACGCGGTGCTGCTCGACGCGTACCGCCGCCTCGGCGCCCTGCGCCGCAGCGAGCCCGCGCTCACCGACCCCCGCTTCGGCGAGACCGGCGTCGAGTACGACGGCGACGCCCGCTGGCTGGTGCTGACGCGTGGCGACCTGCGGATCGCGATCAACCTCGCCGACCAGGAGGCGCGGGTCGCGGTGAGCGCCGAGACCGTCCTGTTCGCCAGCGACGAGTCGATCGTCCCGGGTGCGAGCCTGCTGCTGCCGGCGCACTCGGTCGCGATCGTCCGCTGA